A part of Antennarius striatus isolate MH-2024 chromosome 21, ASM4005453v1, whole genome shotgun sequence genomic DNA contains:
- the bhlha15 gene encoding class A basic helix-loop-helix protein 15 has translation MKSKGKAVKASRTTWSDPEPELEPDTELEPGSSEQEGSEASEASVRIGGSWRGSLRGTNGKRQGASGGRRRRQHGSSNKERSVRRLESNERERQRMHKLNNAFQALREAIPHVKTDKKLSKIETLTLAKNYIKSLTTIVLDMSGACLPADGMSSEASAAKLLQCYQQHLEEDGEDDLTQYLTHVHSISQQS, from the coding sequence ATGAAATCGAAAGGAAAGGCTGTGAAAGCATCCAGAACAACCTGGTCTGACCCTGAGCCAGAACTAGAACCGGACACAGAACTAGAGCCGGGCTCCAGCGAGCAGGAGGGCTCAGAGGCCTCGGAGGCCTCAGTCCGGATCGGTGGCTCCTGGAGGGGCTCGCTTAGGGGCACCAACGGCAAACGTCAAGGAGCGAGCGGAGGCCGGCGGCGTAGACAACACGGTTCCAGCAACAAGGAACGAAGCGTCCGGCGACTCGAGAGCAACGAGCGGGAACGCCAGCGCATGCACAAGCTCAACAACGCCTTTCAGGCGCTTCGTGAGGCCATCCCGCACGTCAAGACTGACAAGAAGCTGTCCAAGATCGAAACGCTGACCCTGGCAAAGAATTACATCAAGTCGTTAACCACCATCGTCCTGGACATGTCGGGGGCCTGCCTGCCTGCCGATGGGATGTCATCGGAAGCCAGCGCTGCCAAGCTGCTCCAGTGCTACCAGCAGCACCTGGAGGAGGACGGAGAAGACGATCTCACTCAGTACCTCACCCACGTCCACAGCATCAGCCAGCAAAGCTAG